The following is a genomic window from Saprospiraceae bacterium.
GTAAAGACCATTCATAACATTGTCAAAATCATTAAGAGACTTGACATCCTGAAGAAATTCAGAGAGATTAAGATTAAATTTGTTACTTTGCATAACTATTAAATTTGTTAGGTTAAAAAATGTGTCTGTACTTGGTCGCACAAACATATTAAAAAATTTTCCATCTGTGGGGGGTACCCCCCACAGATGGAAGCCTAACTCCTTGATACTAGTTTACACAATCTTTCTTACACTCCCTTTCTCCAGGCAACTTTGATGTTGTACGTAAACATTTGTGATAAAGTTTAAGTTGTTAATTAATTTTACTTTCTCCCTTCTCCTTTCTCCCTTCTCCTTTCTCCTTTCTCCATTCACTCCATTCTCCTTTCTACATTCTCCTTTTTACCCATGCTTGCCCTATTATCCCTAAAGGAAATCCGCTCACTTTGTGCACTTTCCTTTCTCCATTTTCCTTTCTCCATTCTCCTATCTCCATCATTCCATTCTCCCTTCTCCCTTCTCCCTTCTTCCCTTCTTCCATTTTCCTTTCTCCATTCTCCTTTCTCCATTCTCCTATCTCCATCATTCCATTCTCCTTTCTCCTTTCTCCTTTCTCCATCATTCCATTTTCCTTTCTCCATTCTCCTTTCTCCGTTCTCCTTTCTCCGTTCTCCGTTCTCCCTTTTTACCCACGCTTACCCTATTATCCCTAAAGGGAATCCGCCCACTTTTTGCACTTTCTTTTGTCCACTCTCCTTTCTCCATCATTCCATTTTCCTTTCTCCATTCTCCTATCTCCATTCTTCCATTCTCCGTTCTCCTTTCTCCTTTCTCCATCATTCCGACCTCAGCGACTTCACAGGATTCATCAATGACGCCTTTATCGCATGATAACTAATCGTACAGAAAGCGATAACCAAAGCTGTGACACCAGCCAATCCGAAAAACCACCATTGGATTTCTATTCTGTAGGCAAAATCGTTCAACCATTGTTCCATAAAGTAATAAGCAAAGGGTGCTGCAATAAAGATAGAAATCAAAACAAGAAGCATAAAATCTTTGCTAAGTTCCCATATAAGTCCGGCTATCGACGAGCCCAAAACTTTGCGAATGCCTATCTCTTTAAATCTATCTGTAATATTGATGACCGCTATGGCGAATAAACCAAGGCAGGATAAAAATATCGCCAGAATAGCCGCATAAATAAACATTTGCGTAAACCGTCGTTCTGCTCTGTATTGTTCATTTCTGTTTTCATCAAGAAATGATCCAAGGTATTCAGAATTTGGTGCGATCTCTTTATAACTTTTTTCGATAGCTGCTAAGGTTGCATCTACATTTTTGTCCGCTATCTTGATGAAAATATATGTATATGGAAATCCATTAATCATGAGCGTGATGGGCTCGATATTGTTTTTGAGTGATTCAAAATGGTAGTCTTTGATGATGCCTACTATGACTTTGCCTTCATTTAGAGCAATCTTTTTGTCTATGAGATCCTTACTACCCAATACTTTGGCCATGCTTTCATTGATAATACATGCACCAGTAGAGTCAGAAGGAAAACTTACTGAAAAATCTCTGCCATCTTTGAGTGTGATACCCATAGTTTTTAAGTATTCGAAATCAACGAATAGAGCATTTGTATTGACCACTTTGCCTTCATGCATGATGCCATATTGCGACTTTGATGACGAGCCATCTTTACCAAAACCGATATTATTATCAGCCGCTGTGATATTGATAATATTCGGTTGACTACTCAGTTTGGTCTTGAGCAATGCCAACATCCTGCTGCCATCTACTTCCCGTCCTACTGGCACACTGATGACATGATCCTGGTCAAGGCCCAGTGGTTTAGTGCGTAAGTATTGTAATTGTGACCATATGATGATCGTACAACTGATTAGAAGAACAGAGATTGCAAATTGTTTCACAATCAAAGTTTTTCGTAGTAGTCCCGATCCGATGCTGGTTTTCAGTTTACCTTTCAGGACTTCTATGGTATTAACTTTGGAAATAAACCAAGCAGGATATCCACCAGCAATAAAAGTAATAAGTAAAAAAACAAGAGTTAAAATACCAAGGATAGTAGGATTGTAAAGCAGTTGGAAATTGAGTTTTGTTTTGAATAAAGCGTTGAATCCTGATAAACTAACATTAAAAAGTAATAAACCCAACATGAAAGAAATCAGACAAGTCACCAAAGCTTCACCCCAAAACTGACCCATGACCTGACCACGTATTGCACCCAGGGCTTTGCGTATGCCTACTTCTTTCGCACGAAGTATGGACCGTGAGATACTCAGATTTACAAAATTAATACATGCTATAAATATAATAAAAATACTGATAATCAACAGTGTATAAGGATAAACTATGCTTACTGATCGGCCGCCACCAACATTTCGGTCAAAATGCTCCTTACCAAATGGCAGCATTTTTGCACTGATAATATCTCCATTTTCATCAGGTTTGCCACCTTCTTTTTTTACCTGTTCGATGGCGTCTTTATAATATTTGGGAGCAAAAGATTTCAGGCTTTTCTCCAGTTCTGAATGTGTAATGCCTTCGTGTACCTGTACATATAAGTTGGAATTTGAATGATTCCAATTGTCTTTACTGGATTCGTAATCAGGTTCAATTTCATAGCGTACCATCATGTCATTTTCGATGCTGGTATTTTCAGGTAGCTTGGCTGTAATTCCGCTCACTGTCAGTGGCATAGGTTTGTCACCTATTTCTGCCATGATTACTTTACCCATGGCTGGTTCGTCACCGAATATTTTTTTGGCCACATCTTCGCGCAGTACAATATTACTCAAATCACTTAGTGCAGTCTCTGCTGAGCCTTCGATAAAATCAAAACTAAACATCTTGGCATAGTCTGCATCGACCGCCAAAGCACCTTCTGAGATGGTTTTATCCTTATA
Proteins encoded in this region:
- a CDS encoding ABC transporter permease, which gives rise to MLRNYFNISLRNLWKHKTFSLINLVGLSLAFAASLLLFLTSYQEFTYNHVHQNIDDIYKYYLKVNRAEETNFGSTVPAPVKDALVADYKKEIKHISRIRDISFVVKYKDKTISEGALAVDADYAKMFSFDFIEGSAETALSDLSNIVLREDVAKKIFGDEPAMGKVIMAEIGDKPMPLTVSGITAKLPENTSIENDMMVRYEIEPDYESSKDNWNHSNSNLYVQVHEGITHSELEKSLKSFAPKYYKDAIEQVKKEGGKPDENGDIISAKMLPFGKEHFDRNVGGGRSVSIVYPYTLLIISIFIIFIACINFVNLSISRSILRAKEVGIRKALGAIRGQVMGQFWGEALVTCLISFMLGLLLFNVSLSGFNALFKTKLNFQLLYNPTILGILTLVFLLITFIAGGYPAWFISKVNTIEVLKGKLKTSIGSGLLRKTLIVKQFAISVLLISCTIIIWSQLQYLRTKPLGLDQDHVISVPVGREVDGSRMLALLKTKLSSQPNIINITAADNNIGFGKDGSSSKSQYGIMHEGKVVNTNALFVDFEYLKTMGITLKDGRDFSVSFPSDSTGACIINESMAKVLGSKDLIDKKIALNEGKVIVGIIKDYHFESLKNNIEPITLMINGFPYTYIFIKIADKNVDATLAAIEKSYKEIAPNSEYLGSFLDENRNEQYRAERRFTQMFIYAAILAIFLSCLGLFAIAVINITDRFKEIGIRKVLGSSIAGLIWELSKDFMLLVLISIFIAAPFAYYFMEQWLNDFAYRIEIQWWFFGLAGVTALVIAFCTISYHAIKASLMNPVKSLRSE